In Sulfitobacter albidus, the following proteins share a genomic window:
- a CDS encoding inositol monophosphatase family protein, whose amino-acid sequence MNGSANLNVMQKAARKAGRSLVKDFREVESLQASVRGAEEFVRKADAASEKILREELRAARGTYGWLTKGATTEEGEDPTRRWIVDPLDGSTNFQHGLAHWGISIALEHKGQIVAGVVYDAAKDEMFFAEKGAGAWMNDTRLRVSGRARMIESMFATGIPYAGRADLPMVLQDIARLAPTCAGIRRFGCAALDLAYVAAGRYEGFWERRLNAWDMAAGMILVREAGGFVEPIKTDGNILEDGEILACNEAISRSFAKAVRGKSA is encoded by the coding sequence ATGAACGGCAGTGCAAACCTCAACGTCATGCAGAAAGCCGCGCGCAAGGCCGGCCGGTCGTTGGTCAAGGATTTCCGCGAGGTTGAAAGCCTGCAGGCGTCGGTGCGCGGTGCCGAGGAATTTGTGCGCAAGGCCGATGCGGCGTCCGAGAAGATCCTGCGCGAAGAGCTGCGCGCCGCCCGCGGCACCTACGGCTGGCTGACCAAAGGGGCCACCACCGAAGAGGGCGAAGACCCCACGCGCCGCTGGATCGTCGATCCGCTGGATGGTTCGACCAATTTCCAGCACGGGCTGGCGCATTGGGGCATCTCCATCGCGCTGGAGCACAAGGGCCAGATCGTGGCCGGTGTCGTCTATGACGCCGCCAAGGACGAGATGTTCTTTGCCGAAAAAGGCGCGGGCGCGTGGATGAACGACACACGTTTGCGCGTCTCGGGCCGCGCGCGCATGATTGAGAGCATGTTTGCCACCGGCATCCCCTACGCGGGCCGCGCCGATCTGCCGATGGTGTTGCAGGATATCGCGCGACTGGCGCCGACCTGTGCGGGCATCCGGCGCTTTGGCTGCGCGGCGCTTGACCTCGCCTACGTGGCCGCCGGCCGCTACGAGGGGTTCTGGGAGCGGCGTCTGAACGCCTGGGACATGGCGGCAGGCATGATCCTCGTGCGCGAGGCGGGAGGGTTTGTCGAGCCGATCAAGACGGATGGTAACATCCTTGAGGACGGTGAGATATTGGCCTGCAACGAGGCGATCTCGCGCAGTTTTGCCAAGGCGGTGCGCGGGAAATCCGCCTGA
- a CDS encoding PaaI family thioesterase, which translates to MPRIATSPDDLLSPDEALALSGLEFMQAILSGKNPGPPIGATMGYTLHDVAEGRCVFRGAPEFNVTNPMGTVHGGWYGTLLDSAMACAVMTRVPKGSVYTTLEYKVNILRPIPLGTQIDCIGEIDHVGRSTGVAHGEIRGVEDDKLYATGSTTCIVMKMR; encoded by the coding sequence ATGCCACGTATCGCCACATCGCCCGACGATCTGCTCAGCCCCGATGAGGCGCTTGCACTCTCGGGGCTGGAGTTCATGCAGGCGATCCTGAGCGGCAAGAACCCCGGGCCCCCCATCGGCGCCACGATGGGCTACACGCTGCACGACGTGGCCGAGGGGCGATGCGTGTTTCGCGGTGCGCCGGAATTCAACGTGACCAACCCCATGGGCACGGTGCACGGCGGCTGGTACGGCACGCTGCTGGATTCCGCGATGGCCTGCGCGGTGATGACCCGCGTGCCCAAGGGGTCGGTCTATACGACACTGGAATACAAGGTGAATATCCTGCGCCCCATCCCGCTGGGCACCCAGATCGACTGCATCGGAGAGATCGACCACGTCGGCCGCTCCACTGGCGTCGCGCACGGAGAGATTCGCGGCGTCGAGGACGACAAGCTCTACGCCACAGGCTCCACCACTTGCATCGTGATGAAGATGCGTTAG
- a CDS encoding rhomboid family intramembrane serine protease has protein sequence MFPIRDHNPSGRVPYVTYALLALNIGIFLISLPISDNERALAQFYYDWALLPRRVMEGDGLGGLFTSMFLHGGWLHLAGNMLFLWIFGDNVEDEMGHLRFAGFYTVAGIAAGLVHVVSDPASYVPTVGASGAIAGVMGAYLLLFPKAKVDILIIFIVFFRIFPIPAWIMLALWFGMQFVGGLSSVQGTGGVAYWAHAGGFIAGLMLCVPLWLARGGPRFWRVNDGHPPHPEATYALPSSLPKVKRK, from the coding sequence ATGTTTCCCATCCGCGATCACAACCCCTCGGGCCGGGTGCCCTATGTCACCTACGCGCTGCTGGCGCTCAATATCGGGATCTTCCTGATCTCACTGCCGATTTCCGACAACGAGCGGGCGCTGGCGCAGTTCTATTATGACTGGGCACTGCTGCCCCGCCGGGTGATGGAGGGGGACGGGCTTGGCGGTCTCTTCACCTCGATGTTCCTGCACGGGGGCTGGCTGCATCTGGCGGGCAACATGCTGTTTTTGTGGATCTTTGGCGACAATGTCGAGGATGAGATGGGGCATCTGCGCTTTGCGGGCTTCTACACCGTTGCAGGCATCGCCGCAGGTCTGGTGCATGTGGTCTCCGATCCGGCCTCTTACGTGCCGACCGTCGGGGCCTCAGGTGCCATCGCGGGGGTGATGGGGGCGTATCTGCTGCTCTTTCCCAAGGCCAAGGTCGATATCCTCATCATTTTCATCGTGTTTTTCCGCATCTTCCCGATCCCTGCGTGGATCATGCTGGCGCTGTGGTTCGGGATGCAATTCGTGGGCGGTCTGTCGTCCGTTCAGGGCACGGGAGGTGTCGCCTATTGGGCGCATGCGGGCGGCTTCATCGCGGGGCTGATGCTCTGCGTGCCGCTTTGGCTGGCGCGCGGGGGGCCACGCTTTTGGCGCGTCAACGACGGCCATCCCCCGCACCCGGAGGCGACCTATGCCCTGCCCAGCTCTCTGCCCAAGGTCAAACGCAAATGA
- a CDS encoding DUF2235 domain-containing protein yields MLARLFGGLWQRPASDFGPRRGVQTHLVILDGTMSSLAPGAETNAGLTYRLAQEMGPRISIYYEPGLQWQDWTALGGVIAGKGINRQIRRAYGYLASRFRPGDRIFLMGFSRGAYAVRSLAGIIDRVGLLRAEHATERNVRQAYRHYECGGTARAAFTRAHCATDVPIEMIGVWDTVKSLGINAPVLWRLSVARHAFHNHHLGGCVKRGYHALALDETRVVYRPVMWESDPARPDQIEQVWFRGSHGDVGGQLGGRHAARPLSNIPLVWMLARAEASGLPLPEGWAARFAQDITAPSIGTFAGWGKVFVTRRKRVVGGDPSERLHESVTGRGAKTPPQGSEFLKNSGRKI; encoded by the coding sequence CTGCTGGCGCGGCTCTTTGGCGGGCTGTGGCAGCGGCCTGCGTCGGATTTTGGGCCACGGCGCGGGGTGCAGACGCATTTGGTGATCCTTGACGGGACGATGTCGTCGCTGGCGCCGGGGGCGGAGACGAACGCGGGTCTCACTTACCGGCTGGCGCAGGAAATGGGGCCGCGCATCTCGATCTACTATGAGCCGGGGCTGCAGTGGCAGGACTGGACCGCGCTGGGCGGCGTGATTGCGGGCAAGGGGATCAACCGGCAGATCCGGCGGGCTTACGGCTATCTTGCCTCGCGTTTCCGCCCGGGAGATCGCATCTTTCTGATGGGGTTTTCGCGCGGGGCCTATGCGGTGCGCTCGCTGGCGGGGATCATCGACCGCGTGGGTCTCTTGCGGGCCGAACACGCCACCGAACGCAACGTGCGGCAGGCCTACCGGCACTACGAATGCGGGGGCACCGCGCGGGCGGCTTTCACGCGCGCCCATTGCGCGACGGACGTGCCGATCGAGATGATCGGGGTCTGGGATACGGTGAAATCGCTGGGGATCAACGCGCCGGTGCTGTGGCGGCTGAGCGTGGCACGGCACGCGTTTCACAACCATCATCTGGGCGGTTGCGTGAAACGGGGCTATCACGCGCTGGCGCTGGACGAGACGCGCGTGGTCTACCGCCCCGTTATGTGGGAAAGCGACCCGGCGCGGCCCGATCAGATCGAGCAGGTCTGGTTTCGGGGCAGTCACGGGGATGTGGGCGGACAGCTAGGCGGGCGTCACGCGGCGCGGCCCCTGTCGAATATCCCACTTGTGTGGATGCTAGCGCGGGCCGAGGCAAGCGGTCTGCCGTTGCCCGAAGGATGGGCCGCGCGGTTCGCGCAGGACATCACCGCGCCCTCCATCGGGACGTTCGCGGGCTGGGGGAAGGTTTTTGTCACCCGGCGCAAGCGGGTCGTCGGGGGTGATCCGTCGGAGCGCCTGCACGAGAGCGTCACCGGGCGTGGCGCAAAAACCCCTCCACAGGGATCGGAATTTTTGAAAAATTCCGGCCGGAAAATTTGA
- the putA gene encoding bifunctional proline dehydrogenase/L-glutamate gamma-semialdehyde dehydrogenase PutA, with protein sequence MARDTQISLRARIDAGTYTDPDTALAALIDLADLSAQDRAAISAAGAGLVRDIRGASAPGLMEVFLAEYGLSTDEGVALMCLAEALLRVPDADTMDALIEDKIAPSDWGRHLGHSTSSLVNASTWALMLTGRVLDDDQPGPVRHLRAAVKRLGEPVIRTAVSRAMREMGRQFVLGEDIDAAMKRAAGMEAKGYTYSYDMLGEAARTEADARRYHISYSDAISSIAKGCTHDDIRRNPGISVKLSALHPRYEVAQEAAVMRDLVPRLRALCLLAKSAGMGLNVDAEEADRLGLSLDVIDAVMGEPALAGWDGFGVVVQAYGPRAPAAIDTLYDMAERHDRRIMVRLVKGAYWDTEIKRAQVEGVDGFPVFTRKSATDVSYIACARKLLGYTNRIYPQFATHNAHTVAAVLHMGADREAFEFQRLHGMGETLYNIVMKQPGIRCRIYAPVGAHRDLLAYLVRRLLENGANSSFVNQIVDEDVAPEEVAADPFARLEDAVPTIPRGPDLFRPARPNSRGFDLHHAPTLAQIDAARAPFADATWHAVPLIAGEVAKSDAVAVGSPAGLTSPGTVQNATAADAATALAAATPWDAPLATRAQVLNRAADLYEERFGEIFALLTREAGKGLPDCVAELREGVDFLRYYAHQATGAPAAGIYTCISPWNFPFAIFLGQISAALATGNAVLAKPAEQTPLIAHFAIQILLDAGVPATALQLLPGGGDIGAALTSDARIGGVAFTGSTATAQRIRATMAEHCTPGTPLIAETGGLNAMIVDSTALPEQAVQAIVESAFQSAGQRCSALRCLYVQEDIAPAFERMLIGAMKCLTLGDPWHLSTDIGPVIDETARRGIAAHIDAARQEGRLVAELPTPDTGTFIAPTIIRVKGIGDLEREVFGPVLHMATFKSHQLDRVIDDINATGYGLTFGLHTRIDDRVQHVSERIAAGNVYINRNQIGAIVGSQPFGGEGLSGTGPKAGGPNYLTRFAAPDMQDAAEGWTGAPEPLPALPKTDHSTLETLSLPGPTGESNRLSTLPRPALLCAGPGQDTADRQARAVEALGGVAVRLTAAFDPSALTHGPDYGGVLWWGDADTAREIDTALSARKGPILPLIRGLPDIARVRAERHVCVDTTASGGNAALLGANA encoded by the coding sequence ATGGCCCGTGACACCCAGATTTCCCTGCGTGCCCGCATTGATGCAGGCACCTACACCGATCCCGACACGGCGCTCGCCGCGTTGATCGACTTGGCCGACCTCAGCGCGCAGGACCGCGCGGCCATTTCCGCGGCCGGTGCCGGTCTGGTGCGCGACATCCGCGGGGCTTCCGCTCCCGGTCTGATGGAGGTGTTTCTGGCCGAATACGGGCTCTCCACCGACGAGGGCGTCGCCCTGATGTGTCTGGCCGAGGCGCTGCTGCGCGTGCCCGATGCCGACACGATGGACGCGCTGATCGAGGACAAGATCGCGCCGTCGGATTGGGGCCGCCATCTGGGACACTCGACGTCAAGCCTTGTGAACGCGTCCACTTGGGCGTTGATGCTGACGGGCCGCGTGTTGGACGATGACCAGCCCGGCCCGGTGCGCCACCTGCGCGCCGCCGTCAAACGTCTGGGCGAGCCGGTGATCCGGACCGCCGTCAGCCGCGCCATGCGCGAGATGGGCCGCCAGTTTGTCCTGGGCGAGGATATCGACGCCGCGATGAAACGCGCGGCGGGGATGGAGGCCAAGGGCTATACCTACAGCTACGACATGCTGGGCGAGGCCGCGCGCACCGAAGCCGACGCGCGGCGCTATCACATCAGCTATTCCGACGCGATCAGCTCCATCGCCAAGGGCTGCACCCACGACGATATCCGCCGCAATCCCGGCATCTCGGTCAAGCTCTCGGCGCTGCACCCGCGCTATGAGGTGGCCCAAGAGGCCGCCGTGATGCGCGATCTGGTACCGCGCCTGCGCGCATTGTGCCTGCTGGCCAAATCCGCCGGCATGGGCCTGAACGTCGACGCCGAAGAAGCCGACCGCCTTGGCCTCTCGCTCGACGTCATCGACGCGGTGATGGGCGAGCCCGCGCTGGCGGGTTGGGACGGTTTTGGCGTGGTGGTGCAGGCCTACGGGCCCCGCGCGCCCGCCGCCATCGACACGCTTTACGACATGGCCGAACGCCACGACCGCCGGATCATGGTGCGGCTGGTGAAAGGCGCCTATTGGGACACCGAGATCAAGCGCGCGCAGGTCGAGGGCGTCGACGGCTTCCCGGTCTTTACCCGCAAATCCGCCACTGACGTGAGCTACATCGCCTGCGCGCGCAAGCTTCTGGGCTATACCAACCGGATCTATCCGCAGTTCGCCACCCACAACGCCCATACCGTCGCTGCGGTGCTGCACATGGGCGCGGACCGTGAGGCGTTCGAATTCCAGCGCCTGCACGGCATGGGCGAGACGCTGTACAACATCGTGATGAAGCAGCCGGGCATCCGCTGCCGCATCTACGCCCCCGTGGGCGCGCACCGGGATCTGCTCGCCTACCTCGTGCGGCGCCTGCTGGAGAACGGCGCGAACTCAAGCTTTGTCAATCAGATCGTGGATGAAGACGTGGCCCCCGAAGAAGTCGCCGCCGATCCTTTCGCGCGGCTGGAAGACGCCGTGCCGACGATCCCGCGCGGCCCCGACCTCTTCCGCCCCGCGCGCCCCAATTCGCGCGGCTTCGACCTGCACCACGCCCCCACACTTGCGCAGATCGACGCCGCCCGCGCGCCCTTTGCCGATGCCACATGGCACGCGGTGCCGTTGATCGCAGGTGAGGTTGCCAAAAGCGACGCCGTGGCCGTCGGCTCCCCCGCGGGCCTCACCTCCCCCGGCACGGTGCAGAACGCCACCGCCGCCGATGCGGCCACGGCGCTCGCCGCCGCCACCCCGTGGGACGCGCCGCTTGCCACCCGCGCGCAGGTGCTCAACCGCGCCGCTGACCTCTACGAAGAACGCTTTGGCGAGATCTTTGCCCTGCTCACCCGCGAGGCGGGCAAGGGCCTGCCCGACTGCGTGGCCGAGCTGCGCGAAGGCGTGGATTTCCTGCGCTACTACGCCCATCAGGCAACGGGCGCCCCGGCGGCGGGGATCTATACCTGCATTTCGCCGTGGAACTTCCCCTTTGCGATCTTCCTCGGGCAGATCAGCGCCGCACTGGCCACCGGCAACGCCGTACTTGCCAAACCGGCAGAGCAGACACCGCTGATCGCGCATTTCGCGATCCAGATCCTGCTTGATGCCGGCGTGCCCGCAACCGCGCTGCAACTGCTGCCCGGCGGCGGCGACATCGGTGCCGCACTCACCTCCGACGCGCGCATCGGCGGCGTGGCCTTCACCGGCTCCACCGCCACGGCCCAGCGCATCCGCGCCACCATGGCCGAACACTGCACCCCCGGCACGCCGCTGATTGCCGAAACCGGTGGCCTCAACGCCATGATCGTCGACAGCACCGCGCTGCCCGAACAGGCGGTGCAGGCCATCGTCGAATCCGCCTTCCAATCGGCGGGCCAGCGGTGCTCAGCCCTGCGCTGCCTCTACGTGCAGGAGGACATCGCGCCTGCGTTCGAACGCATGCTGATCGGCGCCATGAAGTGCCTCACGCTCGGCGATCCGTGGCATCTGAGTACCGACATCGGCCCCGTCATCGACGAGACCGCGCGCAGGGGCATCGCCGCGCATATCGACGCCGCACGGCAGGAGGGCCGCCTCGTGGCCGAACTGCCCACGCCCGACACCGGCACCTTCATCGCGCCCACCATCATCCGGGTCAAAGGCATCGGCGATCTGGAGCGGGAGGTCTTTGGCCCCGTCCTGCATATGGCCACGTTCAAATCGCACCAGCTCGATCGGGTGATCGACGACATCAACGCGACGGGCTACGGGCTGACATTCGGGCTGCACACCCGCATCGACGACCGGGTGCAGCATGTGTCGGAACGGATCGCGGCGGGCAACGTCTATATCAACCGCAACCAGATCGGCGCCATCGTGGGCAGCCAGCCCTTCGGCGGCGAAGGGCTGTCGGGCACCGGGCCAAAGGCCGGCGGGCCAAACTACCTCACCCGCTTTGCCGCCCCCGATATGCAGGACGCCGCTGAAGGCTGGACCGGCGCACCGGAACCGCTGCCTGCCCTGCCAAAAACCGACCACAGCACGCTGGAAACCCTGTCCCTGCCCGGCCCCACGGGGGAGAGCAACCGCCTGTCAACCCTGCCCCGGCCTGCCCTGCTCTGCGCAGGACCGGGTCAGGACACCGCCGACCGGCAGGCGCGCGCGGTCGAAGCCTTGGGCGGCGTCGCGGTCCGTCTCACGGCGGCGTTCGACCCTTCGGCGCTCACCCACGGTCCGGACTACGGCGGCGTGCTGTGGTGGGGCGACGCGGACACCGCGCGCGAGATCGACACAGCGCTGAGCGCGCGCAAAGGTCCGATCCTCCCGCTGATCCGGGGCCTGCCCGACATCGCCCGCGTGCGCGCAGAGCGTCATGTCTGCGTCGATACCACCGCGTCGGGCGGGAACGCGGCCCTGCTGGGCGCCAACGCCTAA
- a CDS encoding NADP-dependent oxidoreductase: MTDQMQKIVLASRPDGAPTPDNFRLEEAAVPTPGAGEVLVRVHYMSLDPYMRGRMDDAKSYAAPVPVGGTMEGGGVGEIIASNADGYAVGEFVMGGLGWATHAVVPAKGLAKIDPKTAPITYALGVLGMPGLTGWFGLTEYGRPKEGETLVVAAATGPVGSMVGQVAKSMGLRVVGIAGGAEKCKLATDHFGFDACLDHRAYDDASALRAALKEVCPKGIDIYFENVGGKVLEAVLPMMNQFGRIPVCGMIAWYNAGGLGADASEGGLTGPKLWRTILVNFLSVNGFIISNHWDRMPDFHKAVAPMIQSGDIKVQEDITEGLENAPQAFIDLLNGGNTGKAMVKLI, from the coding sequence ATGACCGACCAGATGCAAAAGATCGTCCTTGCCAGCCGCCCCGACGGCGCGCCGACCCCCGATAACTTCCGGCTTGAAGAAGCCGCCGTGCCGACCCCCGGCGCGGGCGAAGTGCTGGTGCGCGTGCACTACATGTCGCTCGACCCCTACATGCGCGGGCGCATGGACGATGCCAAATCCTACGCGGCCCCCGTGCCCGTGGGCGGCACCATGGAAGGCGGTGGCGTGGGCGAGATCATCGCATCGAACGCCGACGGCTATGCCGTGGGCGAATTCGTCATGGGCGGGCTCGGCTGGGCCACCCACGCGGTCGTGCCCGCCAAGGGACTGGCCAAGATTGATCCCAAGACCGCGCCCATCACCTATGCGCTGGGTGTGCTGGGCATGCCCGGCCTCACCGGCTGGTTCGGCCTCACGGAATACGGCCGCCCCAAGGAAGGCGAGACGCTTGTGGTCGCCGCCGCCACCGGTCCGGTGGGGTCGATGGTCGGACAGGTCGCCAAATCAATGGGCCTGCGCGTCGTGGGCATCGCGGGCGGCGCCGAGAAATGCAAGCTCGCGACCGATCACTTCGGCTTTGACGCCTGCCTTGATCACCGCGCCTACGACGATGCCTCGGCCCTGCGCGCCGCGCTCAAGGAAGTCTGCCCCAAGGGTATCGACATCTATTTCGAGAACGTCGGCGGCAAGGTGCTGGAGGCCGTCCTCCCGATGATGAACCAGTTTGGCCGCATCCCCGTGTGCGGCATGATCGCGTGGTACAACGCCGGGGGCCTGGGCGCCGACGCGTCCGAAGGGGGGCTGACCGGGCCAAAGCTGTGGCGCACGATCCTCGTGAACTTCCTCAGCGTGAACGGCTTTATCATCTCGAACCACTGGGACCGGATGCCCGATTTCCACAAGGCCGTCGCCCCGATGATCCAAAGCGGCGACATCAAGGTGCAGGAAGACATCACCGAGGGCCTCGAAAACGCGCCGCAGGCCTTTATCGACCTGCTGAACGGCGGCAACACCGGCAAGGCGATGGTCAAACTGATCTGA
- a CDS encoding LysR family transcriptional regulator translates to MHIEFRHLRTIQAIHQAGGLARAAEMMNITQSALSHQVKGLEDQAGVELFVRRSKPLKLSPAGQRLLKLAQQVLPQVAALQDEFAGLRDGSTGRMHIAIECHACFEWLFPVLEQFRRSFGEVDVDIRPGLAFDALPALLREEVDLVISSDPEEIAGVEFIELFDYKAVFVAASTHPLADKPHVEAEDFRGETLITYPVERARLDVFSQLLIPAKVEPAAIRQVELTAVILLLVASNRGVSVLPDWVVREVKYSSDYVTRPLTAQGITRGLYAAIRVQDREKPFMQELLALAGQEARKLQSV, encoded by the coding sequence ATGCATATCGAGTTTCGCCATCTGCGCACCATTCAGGCCATTCATCAGGCGGGCGGGCTGGCGCGCGCGGCGGAGATGATGAACATCACCCAATCCGCGCTAAGCCATCAGGTGAAGGGTTTGGAGGATCAGGCGGGGGTCGAGCTGTTCGTGCGCCGCTCAAAGCCGTTGAAGCTGTCGCCCGCGGGCCAGCGCCTGCTGAAGCTTGCGCAGCAGGTGTTGCCGCAGGTCGCCGCCTTGCAGGATGAATTCGCGGGCCTGCGCGACGGCAGCACCGGGCGGATGCATATCGCCATCGAATGCCACGCCTGTTTTGAGTGGCTCTTTCCCGTGCTCGAACAATTCCGCCGCAGCTTTGGCGAGGTGGATGTGGACATCCGCCCCGGCCTTGCGTTCGACGCGCTCCCGGCGCTCCTGCGCGAGGAGGTGGATCTGGTGATCTCTTCGGATCCTGAGGAGATCGCGGGCGTCGAGTTTATCGAACTTTTTGACTACAAGGCCGTTTTTGTCGCGGCCAGCACGCATCCGCTGGCGGACAAGCCGCATGTCGAGGCGGAGGATTTTCGCGGCGAGACGTTGATCACCTACCCGGTGGAACGCGCGCGTCTGGACGTGTTCAGCCAGCTGCTGATCCCGGCCAAGGTAGAGCCTGCGGCGATCCGGCAGGTAGAGTTGACGGCGGTGATCCTGCTGTTGGTGGCGTCAAACAGGGGCGTGTCGGTGCTGCCCGATTGGGTGGTGCGGGAGGTGAAGTATTCCTCAGACTACGTCACGCGACCGCTGACGGCGCAGGGTATCACGCGCGGGCTGTACGCAGCGATCCGGGTGCAGGACCGTGAAAAACCCTTTATGCAAGAATTGCTTGCACTGGCCGGGCAGGAGGCGCGCAAACTGCAATCGGTGTGA
- a CDS encoding methylenetetrahydrofolate reductase codes for MPTPAVSFEVFPPKTVDAAFRLWDTAQALAPLAPRFFSVTYGAGGTTRDLSQDAAAVLHRTSGLPVSAHLTCVDASVAETMAQAEAFRAAGVRDIVALRGDPPAGDTRFTPHPEGFDSSVALIEALSLAGGFNIRVGAYPDSHPDAASQHANVQYLKRKFDAGACEAITQFFFEPESFLRFRDLCAAAGIDAPIVPGILPITNWASARRFAERCGTKIPAWLDEAYRAAARDGREDLLSTTLCTELCSTLVDEGVDSLHFYTLNRPDLTRDVCRALGITPQSALSNVA; via the coding sequence ATGCCCACTCCCGCCGTTTCCTTCGAAGTCTTCCCGCCCAAGACCGTCGATGCCGCGTTCCGTCTGTGGGACACGGCGCAGGCGCTGGCCCCGCTGGCACCGCGCTTTTTCTCCGTCACCTACGGCGCTGGCGGCACGACCCGCGATCTGAGCCAGGACGCAGCGGCGGTACTGCACCGCACCTCCGGCCTGCCGGTGTCCGCGCATCTGACTTGCGTGGATGCCTCCGTGGCCGAAACCATGGCGCAGGCCGAAGCCTTCCGCGCGGCGGGCGTGCGCGACATCGTGGCCCTGCGCGGCGACCCACCGGCGGGCGACACCCGCTTCACCCCCCATCCCGAAGGATTTGACAGCTCGGTCGCGCTGATCGAGGCGCTGAGCCTTGCGGGCGGGTTCAACATCCGCGTGGGCGCCTACCCCGACAGCCATCCCGACGCGGCGAGCCAACACGCCAACGTGCAATACCTCAAACGCAAGTTCGACGCGGGCGCCTGCGAGGCGATCACGCAGTTCTTTTTCGAACCCGAAAGCTTCCTGCGGTTCCGCGATCTTTGTGCGGCGGCGGGCATCGACGCGCCCATCGTGCCGGGCATCCTGCCGATCACGAATTGGGCCTCCGCCCGCCGTTTTGCCGAACGCTGCGGCACCAAGATACCCGCATGGCTCGATGAAGCCTACCGCGCGGCGGCCCGCGACGGGCGCGAAGATCTGCTGTCGACGACCCTGTGCACGGAACTGTGCAGCACATTGGTCGACGAAGGCGTGGACTCGCTGCATTTCTACACGCTCAACCGTCCCGATCTGACCCGCGACGTGTGCCGCGCACTGGGGATCACGCCGCAGAGCGCGCTGTCGAACGTGGCGTAA
- a CDS encoding GFA family protein produces the protein MKITATCHCGACAIEATLPNGFADAARCTCSFCRRRQAAAVTASTASLRVTKGADTLTRYSWGSHTAKHHFCKICGIYLYHQRRSDPAECGVNLACIEGSDPWTREPFPWTDGINHPSDD, from the coding sequence ATGAAGATCACCGCCACCTGCCACTGCGGCGCCTGCGCGATTGAGGCAACGCTGCCAAACGGGTTTGCCGATGCCGCGCGCTGCACCTGTTCGTTCTGCCGCCGCCGACAGGCTGCGGCCGTTACCGCCTCCACCGCCAGCCTGCGCGTGACCAAAGGCGCCGATACGCTCACGCGCTACAGCTGGGGCAGCCACACGGCCAAACATCATTTCTGCAAAATCTGCGGGATCTACCTCTATCACCAGCGCCGGTCGGACCCCGCAGAATGTGGCGTCAACCTCGCCTGCATCGAAGGGTCAGACCCCTGGACGCGCGAGCCCTTCCCCTGGACGGACGGCATCAACCACCCGTCCGACGACTAG